In the genome of Triticum urartu cultivar G1812 chromosome 5, Tu2.1, whole genome shotgun sequence, one region contains:
- the LOC125510238 gene encoding rab GTPase-activating protein 22-like — MKALRRSSTSTSPSSSSSPTAASSPPSSSWIHIRSLLVAAASSNSSSSAAAAAAAAAAAAGSSVPALASAASAAAAASSSSSPAASSSPRSDRGGIKSPWSRRKRKRVLSRQQWDGQFSANGKLRDGGKKVLKKVRSGGIEPGIRAEVWPFLLGVYDLNSSEEERNTIRIKKRKEYEKLRRQCQHILNGYRGSGLKSINEVNNEECSAQGSGAEGSESPCFEDVNVEKASRSLEEPKPEHSEAEQLEITMCDDVMESMEEDTSELIDAYPCIAESESSDSESSDEDDSGRISVCGEDSCDPDPKFARSSSFKADIFRSSRTSEDFATWQRIIRLDATRANAEWISFSRNQAEVPKEKALQSAASVGLKDYDHLEPHMIYHAARLVGLLEAYAIYDPEIGYCQGMSDLLSPIIAVMEEDDAAFWCFVGFMRKARHNFRLDEVGIKRQLKIVSQIIKRKDSHLYRHLQKLQAEDCFFVYRMVVVLFRRELTFEQTVCLWEVMWADQAAIRAGIGRTTWGKIRLHAPPTDDLLLYAIAACVLQRRKLIIEKYSSMDEILRECNSMAGQLDVWRLLDDAHDLVVNLHDKI; from the exons ATGAAGGCCCTGCGGCGATCCAGCACCTCGACctctccgtcctcctcctcctcgcccaCGGCCGCGTCCTCCCCGCCATCCTCGTCCTGGATCCACATCCGCTCGCTCCTCGTCGCGGCCGCCTCGTCCAACTCCTCctcctcggcggcggcggcggcggcggcggccgccgcGGCCGCGGGGAGCTCCGTGCCCGCCTTGGCGTCTGCTGCGTCGGCGGCGGCCGCggcctcgtcctcgtcctcgcccgccgcctcctcctcgccgcgcTCGGATCG GGGAGGAATTAAATCTCCGTGGTCTCGAAGGAAAAGGAAAAGAGTACTTTCTCGTCAGCAGTGGGACGGTCAATTTTCAGCTAATGGGAAACTTCGTGATGGGGGAAAGAAGGTCCTAAAGAAAGTCCGTAGTGGG GGTATTGAACCAGGCATTCGGGCTGAAGTTTGGCCCTTCCTACTAGGAGT CTATGATTTAAATAGCTCTGAAGAGGAACGGAATACCATCAGGATTAAAAAAAG GAAAGAGTATGAAAAACTGAGGCGGCAGTGCCAGCACATTCTGAATGGGTACAGAGGAAGTGGGCTGAAGTCAATAAATGAAGTGAATAATGAGGAGTGTTCTGCTCAAGGAAGTGGTGCTGAAGGATCAGAATCGCCTTGTTTTGAAGATGTCAATGTCGAGAAGGCTTCTAGGTCACTCGAGGAACCGAAGCCTGAACACAGCGAGGCCGAGCAACTGGAGATCACTATGTGTGATGATGTTatggaatctatggaagaagacaCAAGCGAGTTAATTGATGCTTATCCATGCATAGCAGAGTCAGAATCTTCTGACTCCGAATCATCGGATGAAGATGACTCTGGAAGGATATCCGTGTGTGGCGAGGATAGCTGTGATCCGGATCCTAAATTTGCTAGGAGTTCTTCGTTCAAGGCGGATATTTTTCGGTCTAGCAGAACCTCAGAGGACTTCGCGACATGGCAACGCATTATAAGGCTGGATGCTACCCGGGCAAATGCGGAATGGATTTCGTTCTCCCGTAACCAGGCCGAAGTCCCCAAGGAGAAAGCCCTACAGTCTGCAGCATCTGTTGGGTTGAAAGATTATGACCATTTGGAGCCCCATATGATTTACCATGCTGCTCGGTTGGTCGGACTTCTTGAAGCGTATGCGATCTACGATCCGGAGATCGGTTACTGCCAAGGTATGAGTGATCTCTTGTCACCGATAATCGCGGTGATGGAGGAAGACGATGCTGCGTTCTGGTGCTTCGTGGGTTTCATGAGGAAAGCCAGGCACAACTTCAGGCTGGACGAGGTCGGGATAAAGAGGCAGCTGAAGATCGTGTCGCAGATCATCAAGCGCAAGGACTCGCACCTGTACAGGCACCTGCAGAAGCTGCAGGCCGAGGACTGCTTCTTCGTGTACAGAATGGTGGTGGTGCTCTTCAGGAGGGAGCTCACCTTTGAGCAGACCGTGTGCCTGTGGGAGGTGATGTGGGCCGACCAGGCGGCCATCCGGGCCGGGATCGGGAGGACCACCTGGGGGAAGATAAGGCTGCATGCCCCGCCGACCGACGACCTGCTGCTCTACGCCATCGCGGCCTGCGTCCTGCAGAGGAGGAAGCTGATCATCGAGAAGTACAGCAGCATGGACGAGATACTGCGGGAGTGCAACAGCATGGCCGGGCAGCTGGACGTGTGGAGGCTGCTGGACGACGCGCACGACCTGGTCGTTAACCTCCATGACAAGATCTGA